In a single window of the Pseudomonadota bacterium genome:
- a CDS encoding DUF971 domain-containing protein has protein sequence MASDDYAVRRIYQVDAHTLGIDWTDGVVGRWRLAELRRHCPCAHCVDEWTRAPRLDPTTVSDDLTAKGVDSVGRYALRITFSDGHDAGIYTHALLRGLDQAPASRR, from the coding sequence CGCAGGATCTATCAGGTCGACGCCCATACCTTGGGGATCGACTGGACTGACGGCGTGGTGGGCCGCTGGCGCCTTGCCGAGCTGCGGCGGCACTGTCCCTGTGCGCATTGCGTGGACGAGTGGACCCGCGCGCCGAGGCTCGACCCCACGACCGTCAGCGACGACCTGACGGCCAAGGGCGTCGACTCCGTTGGTCGCTACGCGCTACGCATCACCTTTAGTGACGGCCACGACGCGGGAATCTATACCCACGCCTTGCTGCGGGGGCTCGATCAGGCGCCAGCCTCGCGCAGGTAG
- a CDS encoding ribonuclease HI, translating to MPAPVGPSFTCSGCGTRFSLPPAVVERYPGWVPRLCQQCRGQGQGKAARFGRESAARRPGAEHASSAAQPQIEANLSPREVLEKYDGGPYEGVFTDGACSGNPGPGGWGVVVVRNNEMVDERHGRDPDTTNNRMELMALIAGYELLPEAARTVIYSDSQLCVRTINEWAAGWAARGWRRKTGPVQNLELVQRAYALAQAHPGIELRWIKAHNGARWNEYADALATTYLREAGA from the coding sequence ATGCCAGCTCCGGTCGGCCCCTCGTTCACCTGTTCGGGTTGCGGCACCCGCTTCAGCCTCCCGCCAGCGGTGGTGGAGCGCTACCCCGGCTGGGTGCCACGCCTCTGCCAGCAATGCCGCGGCCAGGGGCAGGGCAAAGCCGCACGCTTCGGGCGCGAGTCGGCCGCGCGACGACCAGGCGCCGAGCACGCGTCGTCGGCCGCGCAGCCGCAGATCGAGGCCAACCTGAGCCCGCGCGAAGTGCTTGAGAAATACGATGGTGGGCCCTACGAGGGGGTCTTCACCGACGGTGCGTGTTCGGGCAATCCGGGGCCGGGCGGTTGGGGCGTCGTCGTGGTGCGCAACAATGAGATGGTCGACGAGCGGCATGGCCGCGACCCCGACACGACCAACAATCGCATGGAGCTGATGGCGCTGATCGCGGGCTACGAGCTGCTACCCGAGGCCGCACGCACCGTGATCTACTCTGACAGTCAGCTCTGCGTCCGCACGATCAACGAATGGGCAGCGGGATGGGCCGCCCGCGGGTGGCGGCGCAAGACGGGCCCAGTGCAGAACCTCGAACTGGTCCAACGCGCCTACGCGCTGGCCCAGGCTCATCCGGGGATCGAGCTGCGCTGGATCAAGGCGCATAACGGCGCGCGCTGGAACGAGTACGCCGACGCCCTGGCCACGACCTACCTGCGCGAGGCTGGCGCCTGA